One Hermetia illucens chromosome 4, iHerIll2.2.curated.20191125, whole genome shotgun sequence DNA segment encodes these proteins:
- the LOC119654482 gene encoding melanoma-associated antigen C1, whose translation MAHGLNSIIKREIDCGHHNSIGVINKSSNMVGNSATATAAAVQASASGASGPASHSGAGNARMGSRRIFTPQFKLQVLDSFRNDSECKGNQRATARKYGIHRRQIQKWLQCEENLRASVANYNQNNVKHHQFHNITHHPMTVSPPSVATAIGAASTAAATTPAPAIAQAVGTHTASGAYVHNNNNNNNLHHHRHNQPHQPHKTALDAARHSVALASSPPTAAPATIRLSAAAAVAPTKCMNGSALIQPTGPTNTMALHPAYSQAPAIKPVPLIQPHHQHQSPLHQHHQLHHPQRQHESILMPSACLPELPIAPASGTHELVEYPPMNRYENLHRPQAQHAYEYIRLFPVAPIDLSSGPRRLLQPAEQKEVAYFHPPGVGAEAKWYEPPETNNNEQGLQVKAESYPVADLPAPSPSQAVDLTCRKRLREAPHPNSPPKKIKKVEGEDGEKVAAKPVKLFKPYLPDNEDPVEVEREQPNEQKDAIIWSNHPAASLASPSHDTQSTRSSNFQSPPIDPAYPFPLGSPSSTTEAKFQSSPASSLYDRITPPAITAATPPSTLMWCSKGSPVSGYDTASTYSDSSEPHQPGGQQLSPAYNHSPPTTSYSLDVKVEPLDGGYYHDLTRCQDERQQATPAKYPEQHHHEVRRWLLDQHTTSTRPGIAVYV comes from the coding sequence ATGGCGCACGGACTAAACTCGATTATCAAACGTGAAATTGATTGCGGTCACCACAACTCGATTGGTGTTATTAATAAATCATCGAATATGGTTGGGAATTCGGCGACAGCCACGGCGGCGGCCGTCCAGGCGAGTGCGAGCGGCGCAAGCGGTCCGGCCAGCCACAGTGGCGCTGGCAACGCCAGAATGGGCTCGCGCCGCATTTTCACGCCCCAGTTCAAGCTACAGGTCCTCGACTCGTTCCGGAACGACAGCGAGTGCAAGGGAAACCAGCGGGCAACTGCCCGGAAGTACGGCATCCACCGGCGCCAAATTCAAAAGTGGCTCCAGTGCGAGGAGAACCTACGCGCCTCGGTCGCCAATTACAACCAGAACAACGTGAAACACCACCAATTTCATAATATCACGCATCACCCGATGACAGTGTCGCCGCCGTCCGTAGCGACCGCGATTGGGGCCGCTTCAACGGCCGCCGCGACTACGCCAGCACCAGCAATAGCTCAGGCCGTGGGTACGCATACAGCGAGCGGCGCCTATGTccataacaataacaacaacaacaacctacATCATCATCGCCATAATCAACCTCATCAGCCTCACAAAACAGCCTTGGACGCAGCCAGACACAGCGTCGCTCTGGCTTCGTCGCCGCCAACGGCAGCGCCAGCGACAATTCGCCTGAGCGCCGCCGCCGCGGTCGCACCTACGAAGTGCATGAATGGCTCGGCGCTGATACAGCCAACGGGCCCGACCAACACCATGGCCCTGCACCCAGCATACAGCCAAGCACCTGCTATCAAACCAGTGCCGCTCATTCAACCGCACCACCAACATCAGTCGCCGCTTCACCAACACCACCAACTCCACCATCCGCAGCGCCAGCACGAGAGCATACTCATGCCGTCAGCCTGTCTGCCTGAGCTGCCTATCGCGCCAGCGAGCGGTACACATGAGCTGGTCGAGTACCCGCCTATGAATCGCTACGAGAACCTGCACAGGCCCCAAGCGCAGCATGCATACGAGTACATACGCCTGTTTCCGGTCGCCCCGATCGACCTGTCCTCGGGCCCGAGGCGTCTTTTGCAGCCCGCCGAGCAGAAGGAGGTCGCCTACTTCCACCCGCCCGGCGTGGGTGCCGAGGCCAAGTGGTACGAGCCCCCGGAGACCAACAACAACGAGCAGGGGTTGCAAGTCAAGGCCGAATCTTACCCAGTGGCTGATCTCCCGGCTCCTAGCCCGTCCCAGGCGGTCGATCTGACCTGCAGGAAACGGCTCAGAGAGGCTCCACACCCCAATTCACCCCCCAAGAAAATCAAGAAAGTTGAAGGCGAAGATGGCGAGAAAGTCGCCGCCAAGCCTGTGAAACTGTTCAAGCCATATCTGCCTGATAATGAGGATCCCGTGGAGGTGGAGAGGGAGCAGCCAAACGAGCAGAAGGACGCGATCATCTGGAGCAACCACCCGGCCGCGAGTCTAGCCTCCCCGAGCCACGACACGCAGAGCACTCGAAGCAGCAATTTTCAATCACCCCCAATCGACCCAGCCTATCCGTTTCCCCTCGGCTCGCCCAGCTCCACAACCGAGGCTAAGTTTCAAAGCTCCCCTGCATCGTCCCTATACGATCGCATCACCCCGCCTGCTATCACCGCCGCCACGCCACCTTCCACCCTCATGTGGTGCTCGAAGGGATCTCCCGTGTCCGGCTACGATACCGCGTCCACGTATAGCGATTCCAGCGAGCCACACCAGCCTGGCGGCCAGCAGCTCTCCCCTGCCTACAATCACAGCCCCCCGACCACCAGCTATAGCCTCGACGTCAAAGTGGAACCCCTCGACGGTGGCTACTACCACGACCTGACACGGTGCCAGGACGAGAGGCAGCAGGCCACCCCCGCAAAGTACCCCGAGCAACATCATCACGAGGTGCGTAGGTGGCTCCTCGATCAGCACACGACCTCCACCAGGCCCGGGATCGCCGTGTACGTTTGA